In a genomic window of Streptomyces sp. SJL17-4:
- a CDS encoding DUF1992 domain-containing protein: MTERKPPGVSFESFVDKQIREASERGEFSSLSGFGKPLPDDSAPYDELWWIKGKMHREGASVLPPSLALRKAAEDTEAEVAAAVSESQVRRILGEINTRIAEALLRPPAGPPLNLKPFDVEATVERWRAERS; encoded by the coding sequence ATGACCGAACGCAAGCCGCCCGGAGTCAGCTTCGAGTCCTTCGTGGACAAGCAGATCCGCGAGGCGTCGGAGCGTGGCGAGTTCAGCAGCCTGTCGGGGTTCGGAAAGCCGCTCCCCGACGACTCGGCCCCGTACGACGAGCTGTGGTGGATCAAGGGGAAGATGCACCGCGAGGGCGCGTCCGTACTCCCGCCCTCGCTGGCCCTGCGCAAGGCCGCGGAGGACACGGAGGCGGAGGTGGCCGCAGCCGTCTCGGAGAGCCAGGTCCGCCGGATCCTCGGGGAGATCAACACCAGGATCGCCGAGGCGCTGCTCCGCCCGCCGGCCGGGCCGCCGCTGAACCTCAAGCCCTTCGACGTCGAGGCGACGGTCGAACGGTGGCGGGCGGAGCGTTCCTGA
- a CDS encoding VCBS repeat-containing protein: MKHRISGRRLAAAVLTLSTVTAVTGTLVTAPAMAAPAAVAAGAQDAQDVVLTIPADAEIVSTGTQGFLTSRKDVSGETVLEWRKFDGSPVEVIPGTEALSSNSDVVVVRDGAQFSFRDMAAPSYSAWSINLVQVLGTTDYTFAGLTGTTIWATKPDGRGDPELHRITRLNGVLVNRMVTNYTGEKSYRVLAHSGADAFGLAHRGLGDHITYHRFLARLDANDQWQTRIDYAGYSGPGATAGITPKYMAWTEHPGSSTDIKWYDRENPSAGVRRLSQVAGQSTVIAGIVGDSVVYGERGGLTATQPDGKDALIGRSVSGAAYHLLDYFTSTTVAPDGSLLVRGGSVEEGDGLFRISDSGGTPVVTKVAGTDRPVGIQVVETSVPDVAQLDKNSGTVTLAWTLSRPNASIDLTFTHIYTGKKFTQRISAPTSGNRFSYTWNGLIGGVSAPNGSYAVNADVTSLNGFGHTSTGAYFDVRRAANPHDFNDNGSTDVLARDASGVLWRDDLLDWPTGTQVRTAQRTKVGPGWGTYKQIEAVGNIAGSATGDLVALDSTGVLWHYQGKGDGGFATRVRIGSGWGGYTRLTGGSDLNGDGRSDLLATDGAGSLWFYKGTGSTTAPFAGRVKVGGGWGAYNQLTAVGNIAGSAAGDLVARDTTGVLWLYQGNGAGNFATRVRIGSGWGGFSQLVGAGDVTNDGRPDLIAYGAGGTYVYRSTGSVTAPFVRMTTNLYAGEGTKFNSVA, translated from the coding sequence ATGAAGCACCGCATATCCGGCCGCCGGCTCGCCGCCGCGGTCCTCACCCTCTCCACCGTGACCGCGGTCACCGGCACCCTCGTCACGGCCCCGGCCATGGCCGCGCCCGCAGCCGTCGCCGCGGGGGCGCAGGACGCGCAGGACGTGGTGCTCACGATCCCGGCCGACGCCGAGATCGTGAGCACCGGCACCCAGGGCTTCCTCACGTCCCGGAAGGACGTGTCCGGCGAAACCGTCCTGGAATGGCGGAAGTTCGACGGCAGCCCGGTGGAGGTCATCCCCGGCACGGAGGCGCTGAGCAGCAACTCCGACGTCGTCGTGGTGCGGGACGGCGCCCAGTTCTCCTTCCGCGACATGGCCGCGCCCAGCTACTCCGCCTGGTCGATCAACCTCGTCCAGGTCCTCGGCACCACCGACTACACGTTCGCCGGCCTGACCGGGACCACGATCTGGGCGACGAAGCCCGACGGCCGCGGCGACCCGGAGCTGCACCGCATCACCCGCCTGAACGGCGTCCTCGTCAACCGGATGGTGACGAACTACACGGGCGAGAAGTCCTACCGGGTCCTCGCCCACTCCGGCGCGGACGCGTTCGGTCTCGCCCACAGGGGCCTGGGCGACCACATCACGTACCACCGCTTCCTGGCCAGGCTCGACGCCAACGACCAGTGGCAGACCAGAATCGACTACGCGGGCTACTCCGGGCCGGGCGCGACCGCCGGAATCACCCCGAAGTACATGGCGTGGACCGAACACCCGGGCAGCTCCACCGACATCAAGTGGTACGACCGCGAGAACCCCAGCGCCGGCGTGCGGCGGCTCAGCCAGGTCGCCGGCCAGTCCACCGTGATCGCCGGCATCGTCGGCGACTCGGTGGTGTACGGCGAGCGGGGCGGCCTCACCGCGACCCAGCCGGACGGAAAGGACGCCCTGATCGGGCGCTCCGTCTCCGGTGCGGCGTACCACCTCCTCGACTACTTCACCTCGACGACCGTCGCGCCGGACGGCAGCCTGCTCGTGCGCGGCGGCTCGGTGGAGGAGGGCGACGGCCTGTTCCGGATCTCCGACTCCGGTGGCACCCCGGTCGTCACGAAGGTCGCGGGCACGGACCGGCCCGTCGGCATCCAGGTCGTCGAGACGTCCGTCCCCGATGTGGCGCAGCTCGACAAGAACAGCGGCACGGTGACGCTGGCGTGGACCCTGTCCCGCCCCAACGCCTCCATCGACCTCACCTTCACCCACATATACACGGGCAAGAAGTTCACCCAGCGCATCTCCGCGCCGACCTCCGGCAACCGCTTCAGCTACACCTGGAACGGGCTCATCGGCGGTGTCAGCGCGCCCAACGGCAGCTATGCCGTGAACGCGGACGTGACGTCGCTCAACGGCTTCGGCCACACCTCCACGGGCGCGTACTTCGACGTGAGGCGCGCGGCGAACCCGCACGACTTCAACGACAACGGCTCGACCGACGTCCTCGCCCGCGACGCCTCGGGCGTGCTGTGGCGCGACGACCTCCTCGACTGGCCGACCGGCACCCAGGTCCGCACCGCCCAGCGGACGAAGGTCGGCCCGGGGTGGGGGACGTACAAGCAGATCGAGGCCGTCGGCAACATCGCGGGCAGCGCGACCGGCGACCTGGTCGCCCTCGACAGCACGGGCGTGCTCTGGCACTACCAGGGCAAGGGCGACGGCGGCTTCGCCACCCGCGTGCGGATCGGCTCCGGCTGGGGCGGCTACACCAGGCTCACCGGCGGCTCCGACCTCAACGGCGACGGCCGTTCCGACCTCCTCGCCACGGACGGCGCCGGCTCCCTCTGGTTCTACAAGGGCACCGGCAGCACCACGGCCCCGTTCGCCGGGCGCGTGAAGGTCGGCGGCGGCTGGGGCGCGTACAACCAGCTCACCGCCGTCGGCAACATCGCCGGCTCGGCCGCGGGCGACCTGGTCGCCCGGGACACCACCGGTGTCCTCTGGCTCTACCAGGGCAACGGCGCGGGCAACTTCGCCACCCGCGTGCGGATCGGCAGCGGCTGGGGCGGCTTCTCCCAGCTGGTGGGCGCGGGCGACGTGACGAACGACGGACGGCCGGACCTGATCGCGTACGGGGCGGGCGGGACGTACGTGTACCGCTCGACGGGGTCGGTGACGGCCCCGTTCGTCCGCATGACGACGAACCTGTACGCGGGCGAGGGGACGAAGTTCAACTCGGTCGCCTGA
- a CDS encoding VCBS repeat-containing protein produces MNHAHTPRRHLAAAVTAVLTLTVGTLAAPTVATAAPDTSPVAGVAAATDVAVPYGPGDSLWGLGRTGFLSWDASDPNIARWTRFADGKATAFPYGHTLFGSLDSDIVVDESQGVSTLRDMAADGKELLAVDPAGAGLAGQYAGAVRSTLFVSTVDGGGRALHLYEPGAGTPTKRTVTGLPADVTRVFAQAVAGDTVLLSYETPDRHHWALLDLKTAAVTSKRTIAGRSSRPAVSATHVAWTEYNANGVATVHVLERAAGGRLQRFPMAEAGNVAVGLVGTWVTYSRPGGLLDHPASPLHALTARNLTDGTTRKLLDHTVSAIDAPGDAIGFVGGTVAGGEGLYRISPGTGGVPVATLLAATGGQTKVALLGHNVPAVVDLDRNGGRLAMAWRLNRNNVSMSVTIRNTRTGESRTDSVLPSTLGEDEPPMRFTWQGELGWNGSADPWTGASAGPYTWQITAKPLNGIGPELKTSGSFTVTRKPGLHDYDADGSPDVFLRDSTGRLWMAETFPSLYWDQLDQHPGLLVGPGWNTYDRIEAAGNLAGSAVSDVVARDRAGVLWLYQGTGNAKAPLATRVRIGDGWSTYTQLTGGSDLTGDGRSDLVATDRAGVLWLYKGTGSRTAPFAARKRIGGGWGGYNQLTATGNLAGGAAGDLVARDRAGVLWLYLGKGDGTFAARTRIGAGWSSYQHLLGIGDANRDGRPDLYTSATPDGHSLSLYKGTGAWRQPFGPARGVNALSWLDDPHFTLFV; encoded by the coding sequence GTGAACCACGCACACACGCCCCGGCGACATCTCGCCGCCGCCGTCACGGCCGTACTCACGCTGACCGTGGGCACACTGGCCGCGCCCACCGTGGCGACGGCCGCGCCGGACACGAGCCCGGTGGCGGGCGTGGCAGCGGCAACCGACGTCGCGGTGCCGTACGGGCCGGGTGACAGCCTCTGGGGCCTGGGCCGGACCGGCTTCCTGAGCTGGGACGCCTCCGATCCGAACATCGCCCGCTGGACCCGCTTCGCCGACGGGAAGGCGACGGCGTTCCCGTACGGGCACACTCTGTTCGGCTCCCTCGACTCGGACATCGTGGTCGACGAATCGCAGGGCGTCAGCACGCTCCGGGACATGGCCGCGGACGGCAAGGAGCTGCTCGCGGTCGACCCGGCCGGTGCCGGCCTCGCCGGGCAGTACGCCGGGGCGGTCCGCTCGACCCTGTTCGTGTCGACCGTCGACGGCGGGGGCAGGGCCCTCCACCTCTACGAGCCCGGAGCGGGGACGCCGACGAAGCGGACGGTGACCGGTCTTCCGGCGGACGTCACGCGGGTGTTCGCCCAAGCCGTGGCGGGCGACACCGTCCTCCTCTCGTACGAGACCCCGGACCGCCACCACTGGGCGCTCCTGGACCTGAAGACCGCCGCCGTCACCAGCAAGCGCACCATCGCGGGCCGGAGCAGCCGTCCCGCCGTCTCCGCCACGCACGTCGCCTGGACCGAGTACAACGCGAACGGTGTCGCGACCGTGCACGTCCTGGAGCGGGCGGCGGGCGGCAGGCTCCAGCGCTTCCCGATGGCCGAGGCGGGCAACGTCGCCGTCGGCCTGGTCGGCACGTGGGTCACGTACTCGCGCCCCGGCGGTCTGCTCGACCACCCGGCGAGCCCCCTGCACGCCCTGACGGCCCGCAATCTGACCGACGGCACCACCCGCAAGCTCCTCGACCACACGGTGTCGGCCATCGACGCACCCGGTGACGCGATCGGCTTCGTCGGTGGCACGGTGGCAGGCGGCGAGGGCCTCTACCGGATCAGCCCGGGGACCGGCGGCGTACCCGTCGCCACACTGCTCGCCGCGACGGGCGGACAGACCAAGGTCGCGCTGCTCGGTCACAACGTCCCGGCGGTGGTGGACCTCGACCGCAACGGCGGCCGGCTCGCCATGGCGTGGCGGCTGAACCGGAACAACGTGTCGATGTCCGTCACCATCCGCAACACCCGTACCGGGGAGTCCCGTACGGACAGCGTCCTGCCGTCCACCCTCGGCGAGGACGAGCCCCCGATGCGCTTCACCTGGCAGGGTGAACTCGGCTGGAACGGCTCCGCCGACCCGTGGACCGGCGCGTCCGCCGGGCCGTACACCTGGCAGATCACGGCGAAGCCGCTCAACGGCATCGGCCCGGAGCTGAAGACGTCCGGGTCGTTCACGGTGACCCGCAAGCCCGGTCTGCACGACTACGACGCCGACGGCTCGCCGGACGTGTTCCTGCGGGACTCCACCGGCCGGCTGTGGATGGCCGAGACGTTCCCCTCGCTCTACTGGGACCAGCTCGATCAGCACCCCGGCCTGCTCGTCGGCCCCGGGTGGAACACGTACGACCGGATCGAGGCGGCCGGGAACCTCGCCGGCTCCGCCGTGAGCGACGTCGTGGCCCGGGACCGGGCGGGTGTGCTCTGGCTGTACCAGGGCACCGGGAACGCCAAGGCGCCGCTCGCCACCCGGGTCAGGATCGGCGACGGCTGGAGCACGTACACCCAGCTCACCGGCGGAAGCGACCTGACCGGCGACGGCCGCTCGGACCTGGTCGCCACCGACAGGGCCGGCGTCCTGTGGCTGTACAAGGGCACGGGCTCGCGCACCGCCCCGTTCGCCGCGCGCAAGAGGATCGGCGGCGGGTGGGGCGGCTACAACCAGCTCACCGCCACCGGCAACCTCGCCGGCGGGGCCGCCGGAGACCTCGTCGCCCGCGACCGGGCCGGTGTCCTGTGGCTGTACCTCGGCAAGGGCGACGGCACCTTCGCCGCCCGTACGAGGATCGGCGCGGGCTGGAGCTCGTACCAGCACCTCCTCGGCATCGGCGACGCGAACAGGGACGGCCGACCGGACCTGTACACCTCTGCCACGCCCGACGGCCACAGCTTGTCGCTCTACAAGGGCACGGGGGCCTGGAGGCAGCCGTTCGGGCCCGCGCGGGGGGTCAACGCCCTCAGCTGGCTCGACGATCCGCACTTCACCCTGTTCGTCTGA
- a CDS encoding DUF664 domain-containing protein, which produces MNSAGLLLDSFGRVQEAVHEAVEGLTEDELAARIDPEANSIAWLVWHLTRIQDDHLAGAFDTDQLWDTDGWRDRFGLPFGKRATGYGQTSAQVGKVRAPADLLLGYHDAVHARTLDLVRAVTNTDLDRVVDPAWDPPVTLGVRLVSVIAEDLQHAGQAAYVRGVVERR; this is translated from the coding sequence ATGAACAGCGCCGGTCTGCTGCTCGACTCGTTCGGCCGGGTCCAGGAGGCCGTCCACGAGGCCGTGGAGGGCCTCACGGAGGACGAGCTCGCCGCCCGGATCGATCCGGAAGCCAACTCGATCGCCTGGCTCGTCTGGCACCTCACCCGGATCCAGGACGATCACCTCGCGGGCGCCTTCGACACGGACCAGCTGTGGGACACGGACGGCTGGCGGGACCGCTTCGGGCTGCCCTTCGGGAAGCGGGCCACCGGTTACGGCCAGACGAGCGCGCAGGTGGGCAAGGTCCGCGCCCCGGCGGACCTGCTGCTCGGCTACCACGACGCGGTGCACGCGCGGACCCTCGACCTGGTGCGGGCGGTGACGAACACGGACCTCGACCGGGTCGTCGACCCCGCCTGGGACCCGCCGGTCACCCTCGGCGTGCGCCTGGTGTCGGTGATCGCGGAGGACCTCCAGCACGCGGGGCAGGCGGCGTACGTACGGGGTGTGGTGGAGCGGCGGTGA